Proteins encoded together in one Impatiens glandulifera chromosome 1, dImpGla2.1, whole genome shotgun sequence window:
- the LOC124931713 gene encoding uncharacterized protein LOC124931713, translating into MSKGAGSSGAQQNNGIFHYPQLTHTNYISWVIRVQAMMEDQGVWEAVESVEGTEIDVRLDKKARSHLLQALPEDLLMQVANKKTAKEVWDCLKTRFVGADRVKNARLQTLKSEFDRMHMNDSESLDQYAGRLTSISVRYSSLGETLNDIAIVKKLFDTVPERFISVVAGIEQFYNLETLTFEEAVGRLKVFEERTRKKNTNFGGNEGQVLLTQEEWKARFKKDEEDSLNQWKKDSTDSGTRGQGGRTRGRGQGRGGRGAPSRKDKEGGSGGRGAPRDKSHIRCFNCNEMGHYSTQCRAKKNEVSHLTHADNVEPALLMAISEEIPPINVVMLNEMKTPEILEAKNDETSRDAWFLDNGASNHMTGDKEKFFELDEAVTGKVKFGDGSTVQICGKGSIMFECKNGDQWLLEGVFSFLL; encoded by the coding sequence ATGTCGAAGGGTGCAGGATCATCAGGAGCGCAACAAAACAATGGCATATTCCACTATCCGCAGCTAACACACACGAACTACATCAGTTGGGTGATTCGTGTACAGGCTATGATGGAGGACCAAGGAGTATGGGAGGCAGTCGAGTCAGTAGAAGGCACAGAGATTGACGTCCGACTTGATAAAAAGGCGAGATCACATCTTCTACAAGCACTTCCGGAGGATCTTCTAATGCAGGTGGCAAATAAGAAGACGGCGAAGGAAGTGTGGGATTGTCTCAAGACGAGGTTCGTCGGCGCAGACCGAGTGAAGAATGCACGATTACAGACATTGAAGAGTGAGTTTGATAGGATGCATATGAACGATAGTGAGTCGCTCGATCAATATGCTGGTCGACTCACATCCATATCAGTCAGGTACTCAAGCCTTGGAGAAACACTAAATGATATTGCGATAGTAAAGAAGCTCTTCGACACCGTGCCAGAAAGGTTTATCAGTGTGGTAGCCGGCATCGAGCAGTTTTACAACCTCGAGACGTTAACATTTGAGGAAGCTGTTGGAAGGCTGAAGGTCTTCGAGGAGCGTACGCGcaagaaaaacacaaacttTGGAGGAAACGAAGGACAAGTGCTACTCACTCAGGAGGAGTGGAAAGCACGGTTTAAAAAGGACGAGGAAGACTCATTGAACCAGTGGAAAAAGGATTCCACAGATAGTGGGACCCGTGGTCAAGGAGGTAGAACCCGAGGTAGAGGCCAAGGGAGAGGAGGCCGAGGAGCACCATCTCGGAAAGACAAAGAAGGTGGTTCAGGTGGTCGAGGAGCTCCTCGAGACAAGAGTCACATTCGTTGTTTTAATTGCAACGAGATGGGACATTACTCAACACAATGTCGAGCAAAGAAGAACGAGGTATCACACCTTACCCACGCAGACAACGTCGAACCAGCATTACTTATGGCAATCTCGGAGGAGATTCCTCCAATCAATGTTGTCATGCTGAATGAAATGAAGACTCCAGAAATTCTAGAAGCTAAGAACGATGAGACATCAAGAGATGCTTGGTTCTTGGACAATGGCGCTAGCAATCACATGACTGGCGATAAAGAGAAGTTCTTTGAACTAGACGAGGCAGTCACTGGAAAGGTGAAGTTCGGAGATGGTTCCACGGTACAAATTTGTGGTAAAGGTTCTATCATGTTCGAATGCAAAAATGGCGACCAGTGGCTTCTCGAGGGAGTTTTTTCATTCcttctttaa
- the LOC124931724 gene encoding secreted RxLR effector protein 161-like, with protein MATTKPIDTPNASNAHLSVAFAPKSSQEKEYMSHVPYASAMGSLMYVMVCTRPDLAHAVSVVSRFMGDPGKEHWQAVKRIFCYLKGTSDIGLSYGGDNVDSRRSMTGYVFTLGGSVVSWKATLQPTVILSTTEAEYMALIEAAKKGIWLKGLVSDLGLHHDQASVYCDSLSAICLTKDQKLLIALEGARPEAEQVTSGHSV; from the exons ATGGCTACTACTAAGCCTATTGATACTCCTAATGCTTCAAATGCACATTTGTCTGTAGCATTTGCACCTAAATCATCTCAGGAAAAGGAATACATGTCACATGTTCCTTATGCTAGTGCAATGGGAAGCTTGATGTATGTTATGGTCTGCACTAGACCGGATCTTGCACATGCTGTTAGTGTTGTCAGTAGGTTCATGGGAGACCCCGGTAAGGAACACTGGCAAGCAGTGAAGAGGATTTTCTGCTACCTCAAGGGTACATCTGATATTGGTCTCAGTTATGGTGGTGATA ATGTAGACAGTAGAAGATCGATGACCGGTTATGTATTCACGCTTGGTGGTTCTGTTGTGAGTTGGAAGGCTACTCTGCAGCCGACAGTAATCttgtctactacagaggcaGAATATATGGCCTTGATAGAAGCTGCTAAGAAGGGAATCTGGTTGAAAGGATTGGTTAGTGACTTGGGTCTACACCACGATCAAGCTTCAGTGTACTGCGACAGTTTGAGTGCAATATGCTTAACCAAGGATCAA AAGCTGTTGATTGCCCTTGAAGGGGCAAGGCCTGAGGCAGAGCAGGTCACatctgggcattcagtgtaa
- the LOC124918854 gene encoding histidine kinase 1-like isoform X1: MRILTVISRLCERNNNRVPRGRRAFRRDIEQDEFEYACTHCLSSYYSVFVVRLAIMVMLAILIGLLTLLTWHFTRVYTTESLESLAYGLRYEVLQRPILRMWNILNSTVEIATAQVKLSEYVIRRYNKPANQAEQVQLYQVMKDVTWALFASKKALNSITINYRNGFVQAFHRDHRSNNTFYIYSDLVNYSITESNNTENLSSSHEGWNDQSIRSNVSAIWYREQLDPITGDRIGKQKPIPPDDLINIAGLSQVPDKTATWHIAVSKYTDSPLLSAALPVWDPSNQSIVAVVGVTTALYSVGQLMKELVEFHSGHIYLTSQQGWLLATSADAPLFKNTTNGPNLMMAVDSHDPVIRLGASWLQRTYGNNNFPPSHEIHAKNAKLGGQLYYIDSFFLNLKRLPMVGVIIIPRKYIMGKVDGRAFKTFVVLICASVCILVIGCVCIFILTTGVSKEMKLRAELISHLDARRKAEASSNYKSQFLANMSHELRTPMAAVIGLLDILISDDSLTNEQFANITQIRKCSTALLRLLNNILDLSKVESGKLVLEEAEFDLGRELEGLVDMFSFQCINHNVETVIDLSDDMPRLVRGDSARVVQIFANLISNSIKFTTSGYIIVRGWCEDSNTSRNSWKLSLNPNHGKKSSKKENKMKILWFEVDDTGCGIDPSKWESVFESFEQADPSTTRLHGGTGLGLCIVRTLVNKMGGEIKVVKKETPGTLMRLCLCLNTPPLVDGNGEFGQGMINNFRQHKMMVLFAINGKMGKSIMSQWLQKNGVLTCEASEWNGLTQILHQLFPVETDGGIKTTTRLEVSKSSSMFIIMIEISLLDLNTSIWKEQLDFLDKYCKSAKFAWILNHDTSNSVKTELRNKGYLIMVNKPLYQAKIIQILEAAIIKDRNSKTDENDGLHHECVVTDPIQYGTVSSSDDSDKSGIESPNFVKERNQQSIMAAGSIIRHPRTESAMKPLEGLQILLAEDTPVLQRVATIMLEKMGAFVTAVGDGEQAVNALRATLSAEEESPLEEDGNRRNQNGIKASPPFDLVLMDCQVRKISQ; encoded by the exons ATGAGGATTCTCACCGTAATTTCTCGATTATGTGAAAGGAACAATAACAGGGTTCCTCGCGGAAGAAGAGCCTTCCGCAGAGATATTGAACAAGACGAGTTTGAATACGCCTGCACTCATTGTCTATCGTCTTATTACAGTGTCTTCGTTGTCCGTCTTGCTATCATG GTGATGCTGGCGATTTTGATCGGATTGCTTACGCTACTCACTTGGCACTTCACTAGGGTTTACACAACGGAATCGTTGGAGAGTTTGGCGTACGGACTCCGGTATGAGGTTCTGCAACGTCCGATTCTGCGTATGTGGAATATATTGAATTCGACTGTAGAGATCGCTACTGCTCAGGTTAAGCTATCCGAGTATGTGATTAGACGATACAATAAACCTGCAAATCAAGCAGAACAAGTTCAG CTCTATCAAGTAATGAAGGATGTAACATGGGCATTATTCGCAAGTAAAAAAGCTCTCAATTCAATCACCATAAACTATAGAAACGGTTTTGTTCAAGCCTTTCACAGAGACCACCGAAGCAACAACACATTCTACATATACTCCGATCTAGTTAACTACTCCATAACAGAATCCAACAACACTGAAAACCTCTCTTCATCCCACGAAGGCTGGAATGATCAATCAATTCGCAGCAACGTTTCTGCAATTTGGTATCGAGAGCAGTTGGATCCAATAACCGGCGACAGAATAGGAAAACAGAAACCAATTCCTCCAGATGATCTGATCAACATAGCCGGCCTTTCACAAGTACCAGACAAAACAGCGACATGGCACATCGCGGTTAGCAAATACACTGATTCGCCTCTACTCTCGGCTGCTCTTCCTGTGTGGGATCCATCGAACCAGAGCATAGTTGCGGTTGTGGGAGTTACAACGGCTCTATACAGTGTAGGGCAGTTAATGAAAGAGCTGGTTGAGTTTCATAGTGGACATATTTACTTGACTTCTCAACAAGGATGGTTGCTTGCAACTTCTGCAGATGCCCCTTTATTCAAAAACACCACAAATGGGCCGAATCTTATGATGGCTGTTGATTCTCATGATCCTGTCATTCGTCTGGGAGCCTCGTGGCTGCAGAGAACCTATGGAAATAATAATTTCCCTCCTAGCCATGAAATTCACGCAAAGAATGCTAAGCTTGGAGGCCAGCTTTATTACATTGATTCGTTTTTTCTCAACTTAAAGAGGCTTCCCATG GTTGGTGTGATTATAATCCCAAGAAAGTACATAATGGGGAAGGTGGATGGACGTGCGTTTAAGACATTTGTCGTATTGATATGTGCTTCGGTTTGTATACTGGTTATTGGATGCGTTTGCATCTTCATATTGACGACTGGAGTTTCAAAGGAGATGAAGTTAAGGGCAGAGTTAATAAGCCATTTGGATGCAAGAAGAAAAGCAGAAGCATCAAGCAATTACAAGAGCCAGTTTTTAGCAAATATGAg TCATGAATTACGGACACCAATGGCTGCTGTAATTGGATTGCTCGATATCCTTATAAGTGACGATTCTTTAACGAATGAGCAATTCGCAAACATTACCCAGATTCGTAAATGTTCGACTGCTTTACTCCGGCTTCTGAACAACATTCTGGACCTTAGTAAG GTTGAATCCGGGAAACTGGTCCTGGAAGAAGCCGAGTTTGATCTGGGAAGAGAACTTGAAGGTCTTGTTGATATGTTCTCGTTTCAATGCATCAATCACAATGTTGAAACTGTTATTGATCTCTCTG ATGACATGCCAAGATTGGTTCGAGGTGATTCGGCGAGAGTAGTTCAGATATTCGCAAATTTGATTAGCAATTCTATCAAGTTTACAACAT CGGGATATATTATTGTTCGAGGATGGTGTGAGGATTCTAACACTTCAAGAAACAGTTGGAAATTATCTCTGAATCCAAACCATGGAAAGAAATCCAGtaaaaaggagaataaaatgAAGATTCTTTGGTTTGAAGTTGATGATACAGGCTGTG GAATAGATCCAAGCAAATGGGAATCTGTTTTTGAAAGCTTTGAACAAGCTGATCCTTCAACAACTCGCCT GCATGGTGGCACGGGTCTTGGGCTATGCATTGTGAGAACATTG GTAAACAAAATGGGTGGTGAAATCAAAGTTGTAAAGAAGGAAACTCCAGGGACTTTAATGAGGTTATGTTTATGTCTTAACACCCCACCATTAGTAGATGGCAATGGAGAATTTGGCCAAGGCATGATCAACAACTTCAGACAACATAAAATGATG GTCTTGTTTGCAATTAATGGAAAAATGGGTAAATCCATTATGTCGCAGTGGTTACAGAAAAACGGAGTTCTTACATGTGAAGCATCCGAATGGAATGGCCTGACACAAATTCTTCACCAACTCTTTCCAGTTGAGACCGATGGAGGTATAAAAACAACAACACGTCTAGAAGTATCAAAGAGTTCTTCGATGTTCATCATAATGATCGAAATTAGCCTACTTGACTTAAACACCAGCATATGGAAAGAACAGCTAGATTTCCTCGATAAATACTGTAAATCCGCAAAATTCGCGTGGATACTAAACCACGACACGTCAAACAGTGTTAAGACGGAGCTTCGAAACAAAGGGTATCTGATAATGGTGAACAAACCGCTATATCAAGCAAAAATTATCCAGATTCTGGAAGCTGCAATAATAAAGGATAGAAACTCTAAAACTGATGAGAATGATGGGTTGCATCATGAATGTGTTGTAACTGATCCCATTCAGTATGGAACAGTTAGTTCCTCGGATGATTCCGATAAATCTGGAATTGAAAGTCCAAATTTTGTAAAAGAACGGAATCAACAGTCGATTATGGCTGCTGGTAGTATTATTAGGCATCCTAGAACAGAAAGTGCGATGAAACCACTGGAAGGATTACAGATATTACTGGCAGAAGATACTCCTGTACTACAGAGAGTTGCGACGATAATGCTGGAGAAAATGGGTGCTTTTGTCACGGCGGTTGGTGATGGAGAGCAGGCAGTTAATGCCTTGAGAGCTACACTTTCTGCAGAAGAAGAATCTCCTTTAGAAGAAGATGGTAATAGAAGAAATCAAAATGGAATCAAGGCTAGTCCTCCTTTTGACCTGGTTCTAATGGATTGTCAGGTAAGAAAGATCTCCCAATAG
- the LOC124918854 gene encoding histidine kinase 1-like isoform X2, translating into MRILTVISRLCERNNNRVPRGRRAFRRDIEQDEFEYACTHCLSSYYSVFVVRLAIMVMLAILIGLLTLLTWHFTRVYTTESLESLAYGLRYEVLQRPILRMWNILNSTVEIATAQVKLSEYVIRRYNKPANQAEQVQLYQVMKDVTWALFASKKALNSITINYRNGFVQAFHRDHRSNNTFYIYSDLVNYSITESNNTENLSSSHEGWNDQSIRSNVSAIWYREQLDPITGDRIGKQKPIPPDDLINIAGLSQVPDKTATWHIAVSKYTDSPLLSAALPVWDPSNQSIVAVVGVTTALYSVGQLMKELVEFHSGHIYLTSQQGWLLATSADAPLFKNTTNGPNLMMAVDSHDPVIRLGASWLQRTYGNNNFPPSHEIHAKNAKLGGQLYYIDSFFLNLKRLPMVGVIIIPRKYIMGKVDGRAFKTFVVLICASVCILVIGCVCIFILTTGVSKEMKLRAELISHLDARRKAEASSNYKSQFLANMSHELRTPMAAVIGLLDILISDDSLTNEQFANITQIRKCSTALLRLLNNILDLSKVESGKLVLEEAEFDLGRELEGLVDMFSFQCINHNVETVIDLSDDMPRLVRGDSARVVQIFANLISNSIKFTTSGYIIVRGWCEDSNTSRNSWKLSLNPNHGKKSSKKENKMKILWFEVDDTGCGIDPSKWESVFESFEQADPSTTRLHGGTGLGLCIVRTLVNKMGGEIKVVKKETPGTLMRLCLCLNTPPLVDGNGEFGQGMINNFRQHKMMVLFAINGKMGKSIMSQWLQKNGVLTCEASEWNGLTQILHQLFPVETDGGIKTTTRLEVSKSSSMFIIMIEISLLDLNTSIWKEQLDFLDKYCKSAKFAWILNHDTSNSVKTELRNKGYLIMVNKPLYQAKIIQILEAAIIKDRNSKTDENDGLHHECVVTDPIQYGTVSSSDDSDKSGIESPNFVKERNQQSIMAAGSIIRHPRTESAMKPLEGLQILLAEDTPVLQRVATIMLEKMGAFVTAVGDGEQAVNALRATLSAEEESPLEEDGNRRNQNGIKASPPFDLVLMDCQMPKMDGYEATKTIRQSEKSTNSHIPIVALTAHAMSSDEAKCLQVGMDAYLTKPINSILMVSTILSLTKKRKNLTELNEFHKQNVK; encoded by the exons ATGAGGATTCTCACCGTAATTTCTCGATTATGTGAAAGGAACAATAACAGGGTTCCTCGCGGAAGAAGAGCCTTCCGCAGAGATATTGAACAAGACGAGTTTGAATACGCCTGCACTCATTGTCTATCGTCTTATTACAGTGTCTTCGTTGTCCGTCTTGCTATCATG GTGATGCTGGCGATTTTGATCGGATTGCTTACGCTACTCACTTGGCACTTCACTAGGGTTTACACAACGGAATCGTTGGAGAGTTTGGCGTACGGACTCCGGTATGAGGTTCTGCAACGTCCGATTCTGCGTATGTGGAATATATTGAATTCGACTGTAGAGATCGCTACTGCTCAGGTTAAGCTATCCGAGTATGTGATTAGACGATACAATAAACCTGCAAATCAAGCAGAACAAGTTCAG CTCTATCAAGTAATGAAGGATGTAACATGGGCATTATTCGCAAGTAAAAAAGCTCTCAATTCAATCACCATAAACTATAGAAACGGTTTTGTTCAAGCCTTTCACAGAGACCACCGAAGCAACAACACATTCTACATATACTCCGATCTAGTTAACTACTCCATAACAGAATCCAACAACACTGAAAACCTCTCTTCATCCCACGAAGGCTGGAATGATCAATCAATTCGCAGCAACGTTTCTGCAATTTGGTATCGAGAGCAGTTGGATCCAATAACCGGCGACAGAATAGGAAAACAGAAACCAATTCCTCCAGATGATCTGATCAACATAGCCGGCCTTTCACAAGTACCAGACAAAACAGCGACATGGCACATCGCGGTTAGCAAATACACTGATTCGCCTCTACTCTCGGCTGCTCTTCCTGTGTGGGATCCATCGAACCAGAGCATAGTTGCGGTTGTGGGAGTTACAACGGCTCTATACAGTGTAGGGCAGTTAATGAAAGAGCTGGTTGAGTTTCATAGTGGACATATTTACTTGACTTCTCAACAAGGATGGTTGCTTGCAACTTCTGCAGATGCCCCTTTATTCAAAAACACCACAAATGGGCCGAATCTTATGATGGCTGTTGATTCTCATGATCCTGTCATTCGTCTGGGAGCCTCGTGGCTGCAGAGAACCTATGGAAATAATAATTTCCCTCCTAGCCATGAAATTCACGCAAAGAATGCTAAGCTTGGAGGCCAGCTTTATTACATTGATTCGTTTTTTCTCAACTTAAAGAGGCTTCCCATG GTTGGTGTGATTATAATCCCAAGAAAGTACATAATGGGGAAGGTGGATGGACGTGCGTTTAAGACATTTGTCGTATTGATATGTGCTTCGGTTTGTATACTGGTTATTGGATGCGTTTGCATCTTCATATTGACGACTGGAGTTTCAAAGGAGATGAAGTTAAGGGCAGAGTTAATAAGCCATTTGGATGCAAGAAGAAAAGCAGAAGCATCAAGCAATTACAAGAGCCAGTTTTTAGCAAATATGAg TCATGAATTACGGACACCAATGGCTGCTGTAATTGGATTGCTCGATATCCTTATAAGTGACGATTCTTTAACGAATGAGCAATTCGCAAACATTACCCAGATTCGTAAATGTTCGACTGCTTTACTCCGGCTTCTGAACAACATTCTGGACCTTAGTAAG GTTGAATCCGGGAAACTGGTCCTGGAAGAAGCCGAGTTTGATCTGGGAAGAGAACTTGAAGGTCTTGTTGATATGTTCTCGTTTCAATGCATCAATCACAATGTTGAAACTGTTATTGATCTCTCTG ATGACATGCCAAGATTGGTTCGAGGTGATTCGGCGAGAGTAGTTCAGATATTCGCAAATTTGATTAGCAATTCTATCAAGTTTACAACAT CGGGATATATTATTGTTCGAGGATGGTGTGAGGATTCTAACACTTCAAGAAACAGTTGGAAATTATCTCTGAATCCAAACCATGGAAAGAAATCCAGtaaaaaggagaataaaatgAAGATTCTTTGGTTTGAAGTTGATGATACAGGCTGTG GAATAGATCCAAGCAAATGGGAATCTGTTTTTGAAAGCTTTGAACAAGCTGATCCTTCAACAACTCGCCT GCATGGTGGCACGGGTCTTGGGCTATGCATTGTGAGAACATTG GTAAACAAAATGGGTGGTGAAATCAAAGTTGTAAAGAAGGAAACTCCAGGGACTTTAATGAGGTTATGTTTATGTCTTAACACCCCACCATTAGTAGATGGCAATGGAGAATTTGGCCAAGGCATGATCAACAACTTCAGACAACATAAAATGATG GTCTTGTTTGCAATTAATGGAAAAATGGGTAAATCCATTATGTCGCAGTGGTTACAGAAAAACGGAGTTCTTACATGTGAAGCATCCGAATGGAATGGCCTGACACAAATTCTTCACCAACTCTTTCCAGTTGAGACCGATGGAGGTATAAAAACAACAACACGTCTAGAAGTATCAAAGAGTTCTTCGATGTTCATCATAATGATCGAAATTAGCCTACTTGACTTAAACACCAGCATATGGAAAGAACAGCTAGATTTCCTCGATAAATACTGTAAATCCGCAAAATTCGCGTGGATACTAAACCACGACACGTCAAACAGTGTTAAGACGGAGCTTCGAAACAAAGGGTATCTGATAATGGTGAACAAACCGCTATATCAAGCAAAAATTATCCAGATTCTGGAAGCTGCAATAATAAAGGATAGAAACTCTAAAACTGATGAGAATGATGGGTTGCATCATGAATGTGTTGTAACTGATCCCATTCAGTATGGAACAGTTAGTTCCTCGGATGATTCCGATAAATCTGGAATTGAAAGTCCAAATTTTGTAAAAGAACGGAATCAACAGTCGATTATGGCTGCTGGTAGTATTATTAGGCATCCTAGAACAGAAAGTGCGATGAAACCACTGGAAGGATTACAGATATTACTGGCAGAAGATACTCCTGTACTACAGAGAGTTGCGACGATAATGCTGGAGAAAATGGGTGCTTTTGTCACGGCGGTTGGTGATGGAGAGCAGGCAGTTAATGCCTTGAGAGCTACACTTTCTGCAGAAGAAGAATCTCCTTTAGAAGAAGATGGTAATAGAAGAAATCAAAATGGAATCAAGGCTAGTCCTCCTTTTGACCTGGTTCTAATGGATTGTCAG aTGCCGAAGATGGATGGGTACGAAGCGACGAAAACCATTAGACAGTCAGAAAAGAGCACAAATTCTCACATTCCAATTGTGGCATTAACAGCACATGCAATGTCATCAGATGAAGCAAAATGCTTGCAGGTTGGTATGGATGCTTACTTAACAAAGCCTATTAATTCCATCCTCATGGTTTCAACCATCCTTTCATTgacaaaaaagagaaagaacCTGACTGAACTGAATGAATTCCACAAGCAAAATGTAAAATGA
- the LOC124921418 gene encoding proteasome subunit alpha type-7-like, producing the protein MARYDRAITVFSPDGHLFQVEYALEAVRKGNAAVGVRGTDTVVLGVEKKSTAKLQDSRSVRKIVNLDNHIALACAGLKADARVLINRARIECQSHRLTVEDPVTVEYITRYIAALQQKYTQSGGVRPFGLSTLIVGFDPYTDVPSLYQTDPSGTFSAWKANATGRNSNSMREFLEKNFKETSGQETVKLAIRALLEVVESGGKNIEVAVMTKEGLRQLEEGEIDAIVAEIEKEKADAEASKKGPPKET; encoded by the exons atggCGAGATACGACAGAGCCATAACTGTATTCTCCCCCGATGGACATCTTTTCCAGGTCGAATACGCCCTCGAAGCTGTTCGTAAGGGAAACGCCGCCGTCGGCGTTAGGGGCACAGACACCGTCGTCCTCGGCGTCGAGAAGAAGTCCACGGCCAAGCTCCAAGATTCCAG ATCAGTAAGGAAGATTGTAAACCTGGATAATCACATTGCATTAGCCTGTGCTGGGCTTAAAGCAGATGCCCGTGTCCTTATTAACAGGGCACGTATAGAATGTCAAAGCCACAGGCTTACTGTTGAGGATCCAGTAACTGTTGAATACATTACTCGTTACATAGCTGCCCTCCAGCAGAAGTATACACAGAGTGGTGGTGTCAGGCCATTTGGGCTTTCAACTTTAATTGTTGGCTTTGATCCCTATACTGATGTACCATCACTCTATCAAACTGACCCATCAGGAACATTTTCTGCCTGGAAGGCTAATGCAACTGGAAGAAATTCCAACTCGATGAGAGAATTTTTGGAGAAGAACTTTAAAGAAACTTCTGGCCAAGAAACTGTCAAACTTGCTATTCGGGCCTTGCTCGAG GTTGTTGAGAGTGGAGGAAAGAATATCGAAGTTGCTGTTATGACAAAGGAGGGATTGCGTCAACTTGAAGAAGGTGAGATCGATGCTATTGTTGCTGAAATTGAGAAAGAGAAAGCGGATGCTGAGGCTTCCAAAAAAGGCCCTCCCAAGGAAACATAA
- the LOC124931731 gene encoding prostatic spermine-binding protein-like has product MIDREKQRSADTLFNYSRFVLMCLWNNQLRPCEMRLHLMQEISGLAIPWMMDHGSFSDDGEDLVYDDNSEGDDADADDDDSDDDDSDEDNEDEDDEDDDDNDRDFWLRHSMEDGTYMSLSNDDYDGLCVHNHVNDYNDDDND; this is encoded by the exons ATGATAGATAGGGAGAAACAACGATCAGCTGATACTCTTTTTAACTACTCAAGATTTGTACTTATGTGTCTATGGAATAATCAACTACGACCATGTGAAATGAGATTGCATCTAATGCAg GAGATTTCTGGCTTGGCCATTCCATGGATGATGGATCATGGCTCATTTTCCGATGATGGAGAGGATCTTGTTTATGATGATAACAGCGAGGGTGATGACGCTGACGCCGACGATGATGACAGTGACGACGACGACAGTGACGAGGACAATGAGGACGAGGACGATGAGGACGATGACGATAATGATA GAGATTTCTGGCTTCGTCATTCCATGGAAGATGGGACATATATGTCATTATCTAATGATGACTATGATGGTCTTTGTGTTCATAACCACGTAAACGACTACAACGATGATGATAATGACTAA